A DNA window from Naumovozyma dairenensis CBS 421 chromosome 7, complete genome contains the following coding sequences:
- the SHY1 gene encoding cytochrome oxidase assembly protein SHY1 (similar to Saccharomyces cerevisiae SHY1 (YGR112W); ancestral locus Anc_3.457), with the protein MIRRTTKLLTIVYPRIELIGPVPLRTMHTTLPFHRKPQSISRRNHMSSTVDWKPIKTHHNPNEDPNLHDRGIGRKIALGLMIAMPVISFYLGTWQLRRLKWKTRLIATCETKLTYEPIPLPKNFTVDMCEDWEYRKVILKGEFLHDQEMFVGPRSKNGTKGYLLFTPFIRADTGEKVMIERGWIAEEKIPPENRTLHHLSLPQGKNVEVVCMVRPPKERGQFQWAKEDKNSRLWQVADVWDMAKTSGCAPIHFQAIYDMKDHPITPEAPNNFAKQQEQLAPFWKFWAKKDIGNHIKETQVTVASEKPLRKMNDDDTAEFNEFQFIKAGVPIGKKPTIDLRNAHLQYLVTWYGLSLLSTVFLIIAIKKYWKRGVVSPEQLKKDKLKHAKKYM; encoded by the coding sequence atgatacGTAGAACTACGAAACTACTAACAATAGTTTATCCTCGAATAGAGCTCATAGGGCCTGTTCCATTACGGACGATGCATACCACCCTGCCCTTCCACAGGAAACCTCAATCGATCTCAAGGAGAAATCATATGTCATCTACTGTTGATTGGAAACCTATCAAGACACATCATAATCCAAACGAAGATCCAAATCTACACGATCGTGGTATTGGTAGGAAAATCGCATTGGGTTTAATGATCGCTATGCCCGTGATTTCCTTTTATCTTGGTACATGGCAATTAAGAAGACTCAAATGGAAGACCAGATTGATTGCTACATGTGAGACCAAGTTAACGTACGAACCAATCCCTTTACCGAAGAATTTTACCGTAGATATGTGTGAAGACTGGGAATATAGGAAAGTTATCCTCAAGGGAGAATTCTTGCATGATCAAGAAATGTTCGTGGGACCAAGAAGTAAGAATGGAACCAAGGGGTATCTATTATTTACACCTTTTATTAGGGCCGATACTGGGGAGAAAGTAATGATCGAAAGAGGTTGGATTgctgaagaaaaaattccACCTGAAAATAGAACTCTGCATCATTTATCGTTGCCTCAAGGAAAAAATGTAGAAGTAGTTTGTATGGTTCGTCCTCCAAAGGAGCGTGGTCAGTTCCAATGGGCTAAAGAAGATAAGAATTCAAGATTATGGCAGGTTGCTGACGTTTGGGATATGGCCAAGACCTCCGGGTGTGCTCCAATTCATTTCCAAGCTATTTATGACATGAAAGACCATCCTATCACTCCAGAAGCACCAAATAACTTTGCAAAACAACAAGAGCAATTGGCTCCCTTCTGGAAATTTTGGGCTAAAAAGGACATTGGAAACCATATTAAGGAGACCCAAGTTACTGTTGCGTCTGAAAAACCTTTACGAAAGatgaatgatgatgatactgcggaatttaatgaattccaattcattaaagCTGGTGTACCCATTGGAAAGAAGCCAACTATAGATCTAAGGAATGCACATCTACAGTATCTAGTTACGTGGTATGGGCTATCTCTTCTAAGTACTGTATTTTTAATCATTGCAATCAAGAAATATTGGAAAAGAGGTGTCGTTTCACCTGAACAGTTGAAGAAGGATAAATTGAAGCATgcaaagaaatatatgtGA